The following are encoded together in the Theileria orientalis strain Shintoku DNA, chromosome 1, complete genome genome:
- a CDS encoding homeodomain-like containing protein produces the protein MDKKFSKDKEKEIPSIPTSYRILIKGPTSSADSKQLKVSVDDKRHIWRMCSFRNPARSDGLVLKHWRHFEKGSEYLSLVKRQRKYARNKISKNVDDDSTCTLARVEEEESVLDSYSFARVNPSVKIYRYSDDFYLFHLADLDPTWTKDETDLLFDLCEMFELRFIAIHDSFKWRKDVSLEKLKQRYYTVTKRIVEFLFEEKIKNEIMKHGNPNHPVVLSLKEESARHPLVKFTYNCEHDRERRQMLERSYRITPEQREAETQLLNEIKNAEALLKSEEKKRTDLKKLKRKFNMNDSEVIPTPKLDQFQSSPVYLASSFLNFYKSQLTQHHNDSVDEMLSELNISPPAVSSQASNELYCIVRGDAAIMINIVNKVESLRSELEHWQQLTNHSVEPSISSYGQSKVKDETFSETSEHAPVYQMPHSIMAKSFPKAKQPMAQLQQMTNVPPVTTVTNLSNIQNVQALHDDGNQEAMLQAARQRMMMQSLAQQGQQMKQMYQMKAPAGGGASPHAYQPHMYPQFAQQMYHPQVTPRVLQQHMAQRLIQQQQFQQQQQQQQKQHFQHMMPMHPEGAYSPSQRYSQPGPYPPVMHPHQLQKGPPGNNQKQ, from the exons ATGGATAAGAAGTTTTCAAAAgacaaggaaaaggaaatacCTTCTATCCCTACTTCTTATCGTATTTTAATCAAG GGCCCTACTTCCTCAGCCGATTCTAAGCAACTTAAGGTCAGTGTCGACGATAAACGGCACATATGGAGGATGTGTTCATTCAGAAACCCAGCCAGGTCGGATGGCCTTGTTCTAAAGCACTGGAGGCACTTTGAAAAGGGCTCCGAGTACCTTTCTCTAGTAAAGAGGCAGAGGAAATATGCGaggaataaaatatcgaAAAACGTTGATGACGATTCAACCTGCACATTAGCTAgagtggaggaggaggaatcAGTGCTGGACTCGTACTCGTTTGCCAGGGTCAACCCATCCGTAAAAATATATCGCTATTCCGATGACTTTTACCTTTTCCACCTTGCG GACCTGGATCCGACGTGGACGAAGGACGAAACAGATCTGCTCTTTGACCTGTGCGAAATGTTCGAACTCAGGTTCATCGCGATTCACGACTCCTTTAAGTGGCGCAAGGACGTGTCACTCGAGAAGCTTAAGCAGCGATACTACACAGTGACCAAGAGAATCGTTGAGTTCTTGTTCGAGGAGAAAATCAAAAACGAGATCATGAAGCACGGAAACCCGAACCACCCCGTGGTTCTTTCGCTCAAGGAGGAGTCGGCGAGGCATCCCCTGGTTAAGTTTACATACAACTGTGAGCATGATAGAGAGCGGAGGCAGATGCTCGAGAGGAGTTACAGAATAACGCCAGAGCAGCGCGAAGCAGAAACCCAGCTGCTGAACGAAATAAAGAACGCAGAGGCGCTTTTGAAGTccgaggagaagaagagaacAGATCTGAAGAAGCTCAAGCGCAAGTTTAACATGAACGACAGCGAGGTAATTCCGACACCAAAGCTGGACCAATTCCAATCGAGTCCCGTTTACCTCGCAAGCTCTTTCCTCAACTTTTACAAATCACAGCTGACTCAACACCATAACGACTCAGTTGATGAGATGCTTAGCGAGTTGAACATATCGCCGCCAGCGGTATCTTCCCAGGCTTCAAACGAGCTATACTG CATTGTTAGAGGCGATGCTGCCATTATGATCAATATTGTGAACAAGGTCGAAAGCCTGAGAAGTGAGCTGGAACACTGGCAACAGCTCACTAATCACTCAGTTGAACCCTCAATTTCGTCGTACGGGCAGAGCAAGGTCAAGGACGAGACTTTTTCCGAAACCTCAGAGCACGCCCCCGTGTACCAGATGCCGCACTCGATCATGGCGAAGTCGTTCCCAAAGGCGAAGCAGCCGATGGCGCAGCTGCAGCAAATGACAAATGTGCCTCCCGTTACCACCGTTACCAACTTGTCGAACATTCAGAACGTCCAGGCCTTGCACGACGACGGCAACCAGGAGGCGATGCTCCAGGCCGCTCGCCAGCGGATGATGATGCAGAGCCTGGCGCAGCAGGGCCAGCAGATGAAGCAGATGTACCAGATGAAGGCCCCGGCCGGCGGAGGCGCCAGTCCTCACGCCTATCAGCCGCATATGTACCCCCAGTTCGCCCAGCAGATGTACCACCCTCAGGTGACCCCCAGggtgcttcagcagcacaTGGCCCAGAGGCTCATTCAACAGCAGCAGtttcagcagcagcagcaacagcagCAGAAGCAGCACTTTCAGCACATGATGCCGA
- a CDS encoding ethanolamine phosphotransferase — translation MLCCCNRILSESELNRLKEYTFKPGNFTFLDRVMMRLLWEPVVRVLPTWFSPNLLTLLGGLCVFIMNFFVFYYVPNFRASSVPKWTSLISSILVFAYTTLDGIDGMQARKLKLESPMGQLLDHGTDGLVSSFFCYFTFLVSPSGYSMVNALITVSALINSSAVNWREEDFGTFSYTNSFFIFGVSEPLLAVVSILFVNYFYPNFWLSPMAKTLHKYKSMRVVLKYVPKNLSWFTAFLYFALALSFYTFVGFPYEMYKSNKNVKNLIRLALYLTFNCVLPPMLTLSLPQKLHGLYSIFVSSIGGMGVIFIIISNLRKRKHRLFYPEFLFHYLLVFTGYSLVLARKLFGLKYDKIVFNSICFERTLLCLTVAGILLGLLKAVRVFYEIKTHLSLPFFTTKRPNKRS, via the exons atgttgtGTTGCTGTAATAGAATCTTATCGGAGTCGGAGCTTAACCGACTGAAGGAATACACCTTCAAGCCAGGAAACTTCACGTTCCTAGATAGAGTGATGATGCGGTTGCTATGGGAGCCAGTAGTGAGAGTGCTGCCAACA tGGTTCAGCCCAAACCTGCTGACGCTGTTAGGAGGACTGTGCGTATTCATAATGaacttcttcgtcttctaCTACGTTCCTAATTTCAGAGCATCTTCAGTGCCAAAGTGGACGTCACTGATAAGCTCAATCCTGGTATTCGCATACACA ACACTGGACGGCATCGACGGGATGCAAGCAAGGAAGCTGAAACTGGAATCGCCAATGGGACAGCTGCTGGACCACGGAACGGACGGCCTGGTGTCCTCGTTCTTCTGCTACTTCACCTTCCTGGTGAGTCCAAGCGGATACTCAATGGTCAACGCACTG ATCACAGTCTCAGCACTGATCAACTCGTCAGCAGTGAACTGGAGAGAGGAGGACTTCGGAACGTTCTCGTACACAAACAGTTTCTTCATTTTCGGAGTGTCAGAGCCACTCTTAGCG GTGGTGAGTATCCTGTTTGTAAACTACTTCTACCCGAACTTTTGGCTCTCGCCAATGGCAAAAACGTTGCACAAGTACAAGTCGATGAGAGTAGTACTCAAGTATGTGCCGAAGAACCTGTCGTGGTTCACAGCATTCTTGTACTTCGCACTGGCATT ATCATTTTACACGTTCGTAGGATTCCCGTACGAGATGTACAAGAGTAACAAAAACGTAAAAAACCTGATTA gGCTCGCACTGTACCTGACCTTTAACTGCGTGTTGCCACCAATGCTTACACTGTCGCTGCCGCAGAAATTACACGGACTGTACTCAATCTTCGTGTCGTCAATCGGAGGCATGGGAGTGATATTCATCATCATTTCGAACCTGCGAAAGAGGAAGCACAGGCTCTTCTACCCGGAGTTCCTGTTCCACTACCTGTTGGTCTTCACAGGCTACTCGCTGGTCCTGGCCCGTAAACTATTCGGACTTAAGTACGACAAAATAGTATTCAACAGCATATGTTTCGAAAGAACACTGCTCTGCCTGACAGTGGCCGGAATTCTACTTGGACTGCTCAAAGCCGTGCGTGTATTCTACGAGATCAAAACACATCTGAGTTTGCCATTTTTCACAACCAAGAGACCAAATAAGAGGTCGTGA